From Roseburia hominis, the proteins below share one genomic window:
- a CDS encoding amidohydrolase family protein, which translates to MEKRERTVLKNGLLIDPANGIEDMMEIAMEGDRIVKTGVHLDVEKEDRVIDCSGMEIWPGLIDMHLHVSDLFEIHTNTAYGAVQDGVTTALSPGAGNTFMAPALLGAEMDRGLPLNTGVFVGAANVLGTMLNTEELIRLFNGTLEKEAKERKLSKNEIVNRTAQYVIGIKEHMGHFLLPDEKIEQIFEITDQAHLMFLTHTQDVRHTARLLELAKGRHLHLGHANAAGCGTHGDAVASMKEIIDFCRNENVTGEFVTTMLRLSGGCREGLRMYPKAREIALEALADGVVDILVSDGQNQSVMKGFGDTRDNIPCILELTEMGILKRKEAVALMTANPARLLTRQTSNEEWLARFGHAGEGAYASLLVVEPKTKHASYVFTNGILTSFEQRYLRLAGRAGYWVSKFETKQDMGIGDMAVFQKV; encoded by the coding sequence ATGGAAAAAAGAGAACGGACTGTCTTAAAAAACGGGCTGCTGATCGATCCGGCAAATGGAATTGAAGACATGATGGAGATTGCCATGGAAGGGGATCGGATTGTAAAGACAGGCGTGCATCTCGATGTGGAGAAGGAAGATAGAGTTATCGACTGCAGCGGGATGGAAATCTGGCCTGGCCTGATTGATATGCATCTTCATGTGAGCGATCTTTTTGAAATCCATACGAATACAGCATATGGAGCAGTACAGGACGGAGTTACCACAGCACTGTCGCCCGGTGCGGGGAATACTTTTATGGCGCCTGCGCTTCTGGGAGCGGAGATGGACCGGGGGCTGCCTCTGAATACAGGGGTATTTGTGGGAGCAGCGAATGTATTGGGAACGATGCTTAATACAGAAGAACTAATCCGATTGTTTAACGGTACTCTGGAAAAGGAAGCAAAGGAGAGAAAACTGAGCAAAAATGAGATTGTGAACCGGACTGCGCAGTATGTAATCGGAATAAAGGAGCATATGGGACATTTCCTTTTGCCGGATGAAAAGATAGAACAGATTTTTGAAATTACGGATCAGGCACACCTGATGTTTCTGACGCACACACAGGACGTGCGGCATACAGCGAGACTTTTGGAGCTTGCGAAAGGAAGACATCTTCACCTGGGACATGCGAACGCGGCAGGCTGCGGGACGCATGGTGATGCTGTAGCTTCCATGAAGGAAATCATAGATTTCTGCAGGAATGAAAACGTAACGGGTGAATTTGTGACGACGATGCTGCGGCTCTCAGGAGGATGTCGCGAAGGACTTAGAATGTACCCCAAAGCAAGGGAAATAGCGCTGGAAGCACTGGCGGACGGGGTGGTAGATATTCTGGTTTCGGACGGGCAGAACCAGTCGGTAATGAAAGGCTTCGGAGATACACGGGACAATATCCCCTGCATTCTGGAGTTGACAGAAATGGGGATTTTAAAGAGAAAGGAAGCAGTGGCATTGATGACGGCGAACCCGGCCCGCCTGCTTACCAGGCAGACGAGCAATGAAGAATGGCTGGCCAGGTTCGGACATGCCGGAGAGGGAGCCTATGCCAGTCTCCTGGTGGTGGAACCTAAAACGAAACATGCATCCTATGTGTTTACAAATGGCATACTTACATCATTTGAGCAGAGATATCTGCGCTTGGCCGGAAGGGCCGGTTACTGGGTGAGCAAATTTGAAACGAAACAGGATATGGGGATTGGCGATATGGCAGTCTTCCAAAAAGTATAG
- a CDS encoding ArgE/DapE family deacylase, with protein MRARLEAALEKNKEKYIECLLKLVSIDTHDIGHGIEGGLEAAGQEYMQEIFRELGAEEIQKDYLNEESIVKCKAMYREGNLGHNYENRYNVYATFQGKSDKSILFNGHIDHMPAENEENWCIPPLSPKVIGDKITGLGVADMKAGLMACVMATALLKDAGIELPVTVKYASVCDEEGGGNGSLCAAMSGVKADAVVVCEPTNYELIAAHMGWVFFQVEVEGIAVHSGLKLAGVNAIEKAGKIMNAINELEHRWLLKYKHPLLPPPSSNVGVIYGGEAGSTIPDYCCFKTCVHYLPRLMSHEQVVEEYTNAILTCCEGDEWLREHKPKITIYQTGNPFEMDLQHPFVGAFRAAYREAMGREVKIVGSPAGCDSRTWYNIVKCPTLQYGPGSLEQCHAVNEFVTVDQYLDAIKIYANLILQWAEAQSDRG; from the coding sequence ATGAGAGCGAGACTGGAAGCAGCACTGGAAAAGAATAAAGAAAAGTATATAGAATGTCTTCTGAAACTGGTTTCAATTGACACACATGACATTGGACACGGTATTGAGGGAGGTCTGGAGGCAGCGGGTCAGGAGTATATGCAGGAGATTTTCCGGGAACTTGGAGCCGAAGAGATTCAAAAGGATTATCTGAATGAAGAAAGTATTGTGAAATGCAAGGCAATGTACCGGGAAGGTAATCTGGGACATAATTATGAAAACCGGTACAATGTGTATGCGACGTTTCAGGGGAAAAGTGATAAATCGATTTTGTTCAACGGACATATTGACCATATGCCTGCAGAAAATGAGGAGAACTGGTGCATTCCTCCGCTAAGCCCGAAGGTGATCGGTGACAAAATCACGGGACTTGGCGTGGCAGACATGAAGGCTGGACTCATGGCATGCGTGATGGCGACGGCTCTTTTGAAGGATGCTGGCATCGAACTTCCGGTCACGGTGAAATATGCGTCTGTATGTGACGAAGAAGGCGGTGGAAACGGTTCTTTGTGTGCGGCGATGAGCGGGGTGAAGGCGGATGCCGTCGTGGTATGTGAGCCGACGAATTACGAACTGATCGCAGCGCATATGGGCTGGGTATTTTTCCAGGTAGAGGTAGAAGGAATCGCTGTTCATTCCGGGCTGAAACTGGCAGGGGTCAATGCGATTGAAAAAGCAGGAAAAATCATGAATGCGATTAATGAATTGGAACACAGATGGCTGCTGAAATATAAGCATCCCCTTCTCCCGCCTCCGTCCAGCAATGTAGGCGTAATCTACGGTGGAGAAGCAGGTTCTACGATTCCGGATTACTGTTGTTTTAAGACCTGTGTACATTACCTGCCAAGACTTATGAGTCATGAGCAGGTAGTGGAAGAGTATACAAATGCGATTCTTACCTGTTGCGAAGGCGATGAGTGGTTAAGAGAGCATAAACCTAAAATTACAATTTACCAGACGGGCAATCCGTTTGAGATGGATCTTCAGCATCCGTTTGTGGGCGCTTTCCGGGCGGCATACCGTGAAGCAATGGGAAGAGAAGTAAAGATTGTAGGATCGCCGGCAGGATGTGATTCCAGAACATGGTATAACATCGTAAAATGTCCGACGCTACAGTACGGGCCAGGTTCTCTGGAACAGTGCCATGCAGTCAACGAATTTGTGACGGTAGACCAGTATTTGGATGCAATCAAGATTTACGCGAATCTGATTCTGCAATGGGCAGAGGCGCAAAGCGACAGAGGATAA
- a CDS encoding GDSL-type esterase/lipase family protein has translation MKTILCYGDSNTWGYDAESDSRIPWDKRYPGILSRKLGAAYHVIEDGLCGRTTHYDSEEELFVNGLKGARLCAEIHSPLDYVVLMLGTNDCKDVYRAQIREIQEGARQIGHCFAQKGAQILLMAPPVMRYLKKSPFFKEFGEGAGQKSSLLSAAYQELSRQEGWLFLNADDVVRPGEYDWIHLDEEGHRILAEKIYEILKKEED, from the coding sequence ATGAAGACGATATTGTGTTATGGAGATTCTAATACATGGGGATATGATGCGGAATCGGACAGCCGTATCCCTTGGGATAAGAGATACCCGGGAATTCTGAGCAGAAAGCTGGGAGCTGCATACCATGTGATTGAGGATGGACTGTGCGGGCGTACCACGCATTACGACAGTGAAGAGGAACTCTTTGTAAATGGTTTAAAAGGAGCACGGCTCTGTGCGGAGATCCATTCACCTTTGGACTATGTAGTGCTGATGCTGGGAACCAACGACTGCAAGGATGTATACCGGGCGCAAATCAGAGAGATTCAGGAGGGGGCAAGACAGATCGGACATTGTTTTGCCCAGAAGGGTGCGCAGATTCTTCTGATGGCACCGCCTGTTATGAGATATCTGAAAAAAAGTCCTTTTTTTAAAGAATTTGGAGAAGGGGCGGGGCAGAAAAGCAGCCTGCTTTCTGCCGCATATCAGGAACTTTCACGGCAGGAAGGATGGCTATTCCTGAATGCCGATGATGTCGTAAGGCCGGGGGAATATGACTGGATTCATCTGGATGAGGAAGGACACCGTATTTTGGCAGAAAAGATTTATGAAATACTGAAAAAGGAGGAAGATTGA
- a CDS encoding energy-coupling factor ABC transporter ATP-binding protein, giving the protein MGQIELKNASFKYPNGFLANDCLNLTIVQGERVAIVGQNGAGKTTAVKMMNGLHKPFEGDVIVNGKNTKDYTTAQIAKHVGYVFQNPDDQIFNQTVYAEIAYMPKYYKLSEKEIDKRVKEAAELLEIERFLKMNPFEIPYVIRKFVTIAAILATQPEYVILDEPTAGQDLKGIRVLAKVMDELEKRGIGVITITHDMEFVVNHFKRVVAMANKKIILDGDVRECFARDDILTASRIKRPQIGEIANRVGLGKDILNAAEFVERYQKQM; this is encoded by the coding sequence ATGGGACAGATTGAGCTTAAGAATGCCAGCTTCAAGTATCCGAATGGTTTCCTGGCAAACGACTGCCTGAACCTTACGATCGTTCAGGGAGAACGGGTAGCGATTGTGGGACAGAACGGGGCAGGAAAGACAACAGCAGTGAAAATGATGAATGGACTCCATAAGCCGTTTGAAGGAGATGTCATCGTAAACGGAAAGAACACCAAAGATTATACGACGGCTCAAATAGCAAAACATGTGGGATATGTGTTTCAGAATCCGGACGACCAGATTTTCAATCAGACGGTTTACGCGGAAATTGCCTACATGCCGAAGTACTATAAGCTTTCGGAAAAAGAAATCGATAAACGGGTAAAAGAGGCAGCCGAGCTTCTGGAAATCGAACGTTTTCTTAAGATGAATCCCTTTGAAATCCCTTACGTAATCCGCAAATTCGTTACTATTGCCGCGATTCTGGCAACACAGCCGGAATATGTGATCCTGGACGAGCCGACGGCGGGGCAGGATCTGAAAGGAATCCGGGTTCTGGCGAAGGTGATGGATGAACTGGAAAAACGGGGGATCGGCGTGATTACGATCACACACGATATGGAATTTGTTGTCAATCATTTCAAACGGGTAGTCGCTATGGCAAATAAGAAAATTATTCTGGACGGAGATGTGAGGGAGTGTTTTGCAAGAGATGACATTCTAACAGCGAGCAGGATTAAAAGACCTCAGATCGGAGAAATTGCAAATAGGGTAGGACTGGGAAAGGATATCCTGAATGCCGCGGAATTTGTAGAGCGGTATCAAAAACAAATGTGA